The following proteins are co-located in the Xiphophorus maculatus strain JP 163 A chromosome 24, X_maculatus-5.0-male, whole genome shotgun sequence genome:
- the LOC102234308 gene encoding ras-related protein ralB-B-like, with amino-acid sequence MSSGKNKGQNSLTLHKVIMVGSGGVGKSALTLQFMYDEFVEDYEPTKADSYRKKVVLDGEEVQIDILDTAGQEDYAAIRDNYFRCGEGFLLVFSITEQESFTAITEFREQIVRVKEEEAIPLLVVGNKSDLEDRRQVNVDDATAKASGWGVPYVETSAKTRANVDKVFFDLMREVRKKKMAESKENGPSGGRKKRRCCVL; translated from the exons ATGTCCTCCGGTAAGAATAAGGGCCAGAACTCGCTGACCCTCCACAAGGTCATCATGGTGGGCAGCGGCGGCGTGGGGAAGTCGGCGCTGACGCTGCAGTTCATGTACGACGAG TTCGTGGAGGACTACGAGCCCACCAAGGCAGACAGCTACAGGAAGAAGGTGGTTCTGGACGGGGAGGAGGTCCAGATCGACATCCTGGACACGGCGGGGCAGGAGGACTACGCCGCCATCAGGGACAACTACTTCCGCTGCGGCGAGGGCTTCCTGCTCGTCTTCTCCATCACCGAGCAGGAGTCCTTCACCGCCATAACCGAGTTCAG GGAGCAGATCGTCCgggtgaaggaggaggaggcgaTCCCGCTGCTGGTGGTCGGGAACAAGTCGGACCTGGAGGACCGGCGCCAGGTGAACGTGGACGACGCCACCGCCAAGGCGTCCGGCTGGGGCGTCCCGTACGTCGAGACGTCGGCCAAGACCAGAGCCAACGTGGACAAG GTGTTCTTTGACCTCATGAGGGAAGTCCGTAAGAAGAAAATGGCGGAGAGCAAAGAGAACGGGCCGAGCGGCGGCAGGAAGAAGCGGCGCTGCTGCGTGCTGTAG
- the LOC102236106 gene encoding fas apoptotic inhibitory molecule 1-like — protein MPCGDAVAVWDVALSDGVYRVEFAHGTTTGKRVVYVNGTEVMRKDWMFKLVGKESFSLGGADTKATVSIEAVGGFAYQYSLTVGGKSLQKFIDHRAKTTKTWVVRVDGTDCRVVLEKDTMDVWCNGQKVETRGEFVDDGTETHFTLAEHSCCIKATSGGKKKNGIDHNLLLDGLKVPASSQ, from the exons ATGCCGTGTGGAGACGCGGTGGCCGTGTGGGACGTGGCTCTGAGCGACGGCGTCTATCGGGTCGAGTTCGCTCACGGAACCACCACTGGAAAACGGGTCGTCTACGTCAACGGGACG GAGGTGATGAGGAAGGACTGGATGTTCAAGCTGGTTGGGAAGGAGTCGTTCTCGCTGGGCGGCGCCGACACCAAGGCCACCGTCAGCATCGAGGCCGTCGGCGGCTTCGCCTACCAATACTCGCTGACCGTCGGCGGCAAGAGCCTGCAGAAGTTCATCGACCACAGAGCCAAGACCACCAAGACCTGGGTGGTCCGGGTGGACGGGACGGACTGCAGGGTCGTCCTGG AGAAGGACACCATGGACGTCTGGTGCAACGGGCAGAAAGTGGAGACAAGG GGAGAGTTTGTGGACGACGGCACAGAGACCCACTTCACCCTGGCAGAACATTCCTGCTGCATCAAGGCCACAAGTGGAGGCAAGAAGAAGAACGGCATCGACCACAACCTGCTGCTGGACGGACTCAAGGTTCCTGCTTCCTCCCAGTAG